The DNA sequence TTCCGGCTGGAGCCGTTCTTGGAGATCGCTATTATCAAAAATGGAAACCATCACTCGGTCAATCATGGGCGATGACGCAATGGGGCGAAATTGGGGCACAAACATCAGGTTCAGTTTTCTACCTACTCACCACAGAGCCACAACCACCGGTCTATAATTGGAATCCGAATGTTGATTTGAAAGTATATCAGCAGGACTATAATCGGAAATATACAGCGTACGAAAAAGACCGTGAGCAATGGGAGAAATGCCATATGCTATGTTACACCCTTGGTTATCCGCTCGGTACATGGTTCGAAAATAAATTCTTCCGCAACCGGCAATACACATTCGGTGATGGATTAATGCTCACTTGGGGACGATTAACCGGATCGATTTATGGCATTTTTGTATATGATTTATTATCACTGGCATCTGATGATTTAAAAATGCAAAGTTTAGTACAGGCGGCCGGAAGTATTGGCGGCGCCATTGCGATGGATCGGTTCATCCTGAAGAAAGACTATACGACAGGTCAATCCATCTTGATGTTTCTTGGCGCGATTTCCGGTGGATTCTTTGCGGCGGGAATTCCCGTCATTCTCGAAGTTGATGAGGCAAAAGTTTATGATGTCGCCGCTATCGTCGGAAGTCTTGGCGGTTATTATTTAACGAGCCGGGTCATCGATATTCGTTCCGAGGCGAATTCGGCTACGAAGGAAACTAATTCCTTTTCTATAGCACCAACACTGATCCCCCACAAAAATAAGATTTTACCCGGAGTAAATCTTTCAATGACTTTCGATTGAATCGGAGTTGATAAAAATTAAAATGAACCTTCACTCTATCATTACGAATCCCTTTTATCAAAACGTCTGGATCATTTCCGACGAGACGGACAACTCTGCGGTTTTGGTCGATCCGGGAGCGGAACCGGAAAAAATCCTTTCCTTCATCAAAATAAATGAACTGAATCCGCTCGCCATTCTCTGTACACACGCTCATCCGGATCATATTTCCGCGATCAGCGCTATCCAAAAGTCATTTCCCGTTCCATGCTACATTCACCAAGACGATCGTCAAACGCTGGAGACTTCTACGATACTTGGACAAATGCTTGGATTCGGAGAATTCGACTTGCCAAATAACCTCGAATGGATTGATCGGGAAAAAACGCTTACATTTGGGAAATTAGAGTTTCAGGTGATCCACACACCGGGGCATACGCCGGGAAGCGTCTGCTTTCAGATCGGCGACTCACTTTTATCCGGAGATACGCTTTTCGCCGGATCGGTTGGCCGTATCAATCTACCGGGTGGCTCATGGAAATTGCTGAAGGAAAGTCTGGAAAAACTATCGGCTCTTCCTGAAAGTTTAACAGTCTATCCCGGTCACGGACGACAAACAACAATCCGCGAAGAACTCCGAAGCAATCCTTATTTAAAACGCAAATCAGTTCCGGCATAAGAAATGCAAAAGTTGATTATTGAGTTTAAACATTTCCTAAAAAAACATCACCTGTTGGAAAACGTTGAGACTGTCGTCGTTGGACTATCCGGAGGTGCGGATTCAGTCGTTATGACTCACCTTTTTTCCATTTATCAAAACCAATTCAATATTCAAATTATCGCAGTTCATGTAAATCACCAACTTCGAAGCACCGAATCTGACGGAGATGAGACTTTCGTCCGAAAATTCTGTGAACAAATGAAAATTCCATTATTCACGACTTCCGTCGATGTAAAAAATTATGCAAAAGAACACAATTTATCAGATGAAACAGCCGGACACGAACTGCGTTACGCATTTTTTTCCGAAGTCGCGGAACGATATAAAAATTCCATTATAGCAACCGCGCATACAGCGGACGATCAGGCAGAAACGGTGCTCCTCCGCTTTCTTCGAGGCAGTAGTTTGAAAGGGTTGGAAGGCATTCTCTTGAAGCGCGGCAATATCATCCGTCCATTACTTTTTTCTCAGAAAGAACAAATCTATGGTTACGCGGAAAAAAATCATCTCCAGTTCAGAGAAGATTCTACGAATTTCCAAGAATGTTGCTTGAGAAATATTATCCGAAATTCAATCATTCCGAAAATTACCAAGGAACTGAATCCGGGATTAATCAAAACAACGAATGAAATGGCAAAGATGCTGTCGGAAGTGCATGACGCAATCACCCGTTACGCAGTGAACGCTCTGACCGAAACAATCGTCCGCCAATCCTCGCATGAGATTGTGCTTGAAATATCTCGTCTAAAAAACTATTTTATCGCTGTTGAAAAAGAGATCATCAGACAGGGTTTGTATCAGTTAGAATCCAATTACCAAGCACCCGGAAATAAGGCGATGGAACAGATAGTGACAATGATTCAGAACGGTTTAACCGGTAAATGGCTAAAGATGACCGATAGTATTTTTGCGAATGTAGATCGAGACAATTTGGTTCTTTACAAGCGCGAAC is a window from the Candidatus Marinimicrobia bacterium CG08_land_8_20_14_0_20_45_22 genome containing:
- the tilS gene encoding tRNA lysidine(34) synthetase TilS — encoded protein: MQKLIIEFKHFLKKHHLLENVETVVVGLSGGADSVVMTHLFSIYQNQFNIQIIAVHVNHQLRSTESDGDETFVRKFCEQMKIPLFTTSVDVKNYAKEHNLSDETAGHELRYAFFSEVAERYKNSIIATAHTADDQAETVLLRFLRGSSLKGLEGILLKRGNIIRPLLFSQKEQIYGYAEKNHLQFREDSTNFQECCLRNIIRNSIIPKITKELNPGLIKTTNEMAKMLSEVHDAITRYAVNALTETIVRQSSHEIVLEISRLKNYFIAVEKEIIRQGLYQLESNYQAPGNKAMEQIVTMIQNGLTGKWLKMTDSIFANVDRDNLVLYKREPDDWDGKILREGETLQTKSFQISCQVSSIEEFRSQDHHRNIEFIDRDLIEKEITVRKWQNGDKLKPFGFSGIKKVSDIFINNKIPVIKKDRIPLLTGHRGIIWVCGLAIANEYRITHRTQNILKLTYMENDI